Sequence from the Streptomyces sp. R33 genome:
TCTCCGCGTTCCTCGTCCCCACCGACACCCCCGGCCTGACCCGCCGCGAGATACACGGCAAGCTCGGCCTGCGCGGCCAGGCCACCGCCGAACTCGCCCTCGACGGCGTCCGCGTCCCCGCCTCCGCGATGGTCGGCCCCGAGGGCAAGGGCTTCTCCGTGGCGATGTCGGCCCTCGCCAAGGGCCGGATGTCGGTCGCCGCAGGGTGCGTCGGCATCGCGCAGGCGGCGCTGGACGCGGCCGTCTCGTACGCCGCCCAGCGCGAGCAGTTCGGCAAGCCGATCGCCCACCACCAGCTGGTCCAGGAGCTCATCGCCGACATCTCGGTCGACGTGGACGCGGCCCGGCTGCTCACCTGGCGCGTCGCCGACCTCATCGACCGCGAGAAGCCCTTCGCCACCGAGTCCTCCACCGCCAAGCTCTTCGCCTCCGAGGCCGCCGTACGCGCCGCGAGCAACGCCCTCCAAGTGCACGGCGGTTACGGCTACATCGACGAGTATCCGGCGGGCAAGCTGCTGCGCGACGCCCGCGTGATGACCCTGTACGAGGGCACCAGCCAGATCCAGAAGCTGCTCATCGGCCGCGCCCGCACCGGGGTCTCCGCGTTCTGAGTACGCATCTGAGTACGCGCGCGGATGTGGCCCCGGTCACGCCGCCCGATGCTGGGTCCATGAACGAGACACCGGTCAAGCAGCGCAACTCGACGGCGTACTACGGCCAGGCCGTGGCGTCCTTCGGCATCGCGATCTGCGCCGTGGCCCTGGGGATCTACCACCTCCAGGTGGACGGCTGGGTCCGCGCCTTCCTCGGCATCGCCGTCCTCTACCTCACGACCTCGGCCTTCACCCTCGCCAAGGTGATCCGCGACCGCCAGGAGCTCACCCAGATCGTCAGCCGGGTCGACCAGGCCCGGATGGAGAAGATCATGGCCGACTACGACCCCTTCCAGCCGAAGGTCTGAGCGGCGGCGCCACGTCGCCCAAGTCCGCTAAGCGCTTGCTCACCCTCCGGTAGGGTGTTCCTTCCACAGGACGAAGAGGGTGAGCGAGCGATGGACAGCGTGGAGGAGACGGCCGGCGGCTACCGGCCGTGGTCGGAGGTCACCCCCGACGCCGCACGGCGGCTGCTCGTCGCCGCCGTCGAAGCGTTCGCGGAGCGCGGGTACCACGCCACCACCACACGTGACATCGCAGGGCGGGCCGGGATGAGCCCGGCCGCGCTCTACATCCACTACAAGACCAAGGAAGAGCTGCTCCACCGGATCAGCCGGATCGGCCACGACAAGGCGCTCGAGATCCTGGAGACCGCCGCTTCCGGCCCGGGCTCGGCCGCCGAGCGGCTCGATGCCGCCGTACGGTCCTTCGTGCTGTGGCACGCCGCGCACCACACCACCGCGCGCGTGGTCCAGTACGAGCTCGACGCCCTCGCGCCGGAGCACCGCTCCGAGATCGTGGCACTGCGCCGGCAGAGCGATGCCGCCGTACGCCGCATCCTCGCCGACGGGGTCGCGGCGGGGGAGTTCGACGTGCCGGACGTCCCCGGCACCACGCTCGCCGTCCTGTCCCTGTGCATCGACGTGGCCCGCTGGTTCAGCGCCGCCGGCCGCCGCACGCCCGACGAAGTCGGCGCGCTGTACGCCGACCTCGTCCTGCGCATGGTGGGCTCGGCCCCGGACGCTCCCGCCTCCGCAGCGCCTCAGAAGTAGTAGCGGGACACCGATTCCGCCACGCACACCGGCTTGTCGCCGTCCTCGCGCTCGACCGTGACCGTCGCCGCGACCTGGACGCCGCCGCCCGCCTCAGTGACCTCCGTGATCACGGCGGTGGCGCGCAGCCGCGAGCCGACCGGCACCGGGGCCGGGAAACGTACCTTGTTCGTGCCGTAGTTGATGCCCATCTTCATGCCCTCGACCCGCATGATCTGCGGCACCAGGCTCGGCAGCAGCGACAGGGTGAGGTAGCCGTGGGCGATGGTGGAGCCGAAGGGCCCGTCCGCGGCCCGCTCCGGGTCCACGTGGATCCACTGGTGGTCCCCGGTGGCATCGGCGAACAGGTCGATCCGCTTCTGGTCCACCTCCAGCCACCCGCTCGGGCCGAGCGCCTCCCCGATCCCTGCGTGCAGCTCCTCGGCGGACGTGAAGATCCTCGGCTCGGCCATGCCTCTCCCTCTCCCTGGCGAATAAGCGCTTGCTCAGCGCTGCTCAGCATGGTGGGGCCGCATGTATCTGTCAACGACACGTCTGTCAACGAATGTCGGCCCGGCCGACTACCCTCGGCGTCGTGCCGCAGATTCCCGAGAAAATCCACGAGCTCACCGTCGGCCAGCTGTCCGCCCGCAGCGGCGCGGCCGTCTCCGCGCTGCACTTCTACGAGACCAAGGGCCTGATCAGCAGCCGTCGCACCGCCGGCAACCAGCGCCGCTACAGCCGCGACGCCCTGCGCCGCGTGGCCTTCGTACGAGCCGCCCAGCGCGTCGGCATCCCGCTCGCCGCCATCCGCGACGCACTCGCCCAGCTCCCCGAGGAGCGCACCCCCAACCGTGAGGACTGGGCCCGGCTCTCGGAGACCTGGAGCGCCGAGCTCGACGAGCGGATCAGCCGGCTGATGCGCCTGCGCGACCACTTGACCGACTGTATCGGCTGCGGCTGTCTCTCGCTGAAGAACTGCGCCCTGTCCAACCCGGACGACAAGTTCGGCGAACAGCTCACCGGCTCCCGGCTGTAGCGGCGTTCTGCGCACCGACGGCCTCGAGGGCCGCCGCCACCAGCTCGGCATTCGAACGCGCCGGCCGTCCGTCCGGCAGGTGCAGTACGTCGCCCACGCCGGTCCGCGCGCCCGCACCGCAACGCGCGGCCAGCCGGAGCACCGGCCAGGCGGCGGCCTCCCGCCCGAACAGCAGCAGCGGCACCGGCGGCAGCCACCGCAGCCCCGCCACCAGCGCCGGATCGGCCACGGTCAGCTCCACCGCCAGCCGGATCCGCGCAGGGTCCCGTACCGGCCAGGCCAGGAACCGCGCGAGCGCACCCGGCTCCGCCCCCGCCCCGGCGTCCTTCCCGCCCAGCGGAACCACCGCGTCCACCGCCACGCCCCGCGCCAGCAGGGCCTCGGCCAGTTCCTCGGCCCCCGGCTCCGCGAAATGCACCACCGCCCGGTCCGGCAGCACCGTCCACGACCGGACCCGCTCCAGCCGCCCCGCCGGATCCGGCTCCGCCCCGATGCCCGCCGGCACCGAAAGCGGTACGGAGACCCCCGCGCCCCGCACCGCCTCCAGCAGCGGCCCGACGACCCGGGGCGAGAGGCTCTCCCGGCCGCACGGGGTCCGCGGATGGACCAGCACCTCCCCGGCCCCGGCGGCGACCGCCCCCAGGGCCGACTCCACCACGTCCGGCGGGGACACGGGCACGGCGCTGCCGTCGGCGGCACTGCGCCCGCCGTTCAGCGAAACCGAAACCGACACCGGCGCCGTGACCGGCGCCGGCCCCCGCAGCCCCCGCAAGTTCATGCCGCCCCCGCCGCAGCCGGATCCGTGGCCGACGCCGAGTCCGCCAGCGCCGGCCTCGGCACGACGATCCCGCAGCCCTCGCACACCGGCCCGTCCCAGGCCCACGCCCCCTCCCAGCTGCCATGCCCCGCGCGGGGCCCCCGTCTCTGCCCCGGCACGGGCGCGGGCCAGCGCAGCTCCTGCTCACCGCAGACCGGGCACCCCGTCCCCGGCTCCGACTCCAGCGCCGCGACCAGCCGCCGCAGCACCTCGCCCAGCGTCCCGTCGGGCCGCACCCCCGGATCGGCGCACCGCACCACCGCGTCCCCGCTGCCGCCCCACGCCCACTCCGGGCGGCGCAGCCCGTGGTACTTCTCCCGCCGGCGCCGCTCCGCGAACTGACGCTCGTACTCCAGCCAGACCGCCCGCGCCTCCTCCAGCTCCTCCAACGCCGCGACCAGCCGCAGCGGATCGGCCCCCCGGTCCTCGGGGGCGATCCCGTGCCGGTCGCACAGATGCCACCACGTCGCCCGGTGCCCGTACGGAGCGAACCGCTCCAGGCAGCGGCGCAGCGAATGGCGCCGCAGGGCACGGTCATTGCGTGCGTCCCGCACCTGGTACGCCAGACTTCGGAAACCCGCCATCACACCTTCACCTCCGTCGCGCCCACGCCCGCACCGGGGGGCGTCGTACTACGTCGAACGACGACGCACCGTGAGATGTGCCCAACATGCCCGGTCAGGTGCGGGCGCATGCGGGGGCGGTCGAGGCGTGCGGGTGGCACATGGCCGGAACTCAGCGCCCCATGCGCCCCGCAGCAACCACGAGCCGGGCCAGCTCCTCGTGGCAGATGTCGCTGTGCGCCCCCGAGGGCGGACCACCGCGCCGCACCACGGACCCGGTGTCCACACTGACGCAACCGGCCTCCGGGACCCCCGCGCGCAAGGCCGCGCCGAGGCTGAGCCGCGGCGCGCCCGGCACCGCCTGCACCCCGTCGTGCCCGATCGCGCCCCACCGCTCGTCGAAACCGAGCAGACCGGCCGAATCCCCTGCCATCCGGGAGGCCAGCGGATAAAAGACCTTGAGGGCCGAATCGTACGCGGAGTGGCAGGCGAGCACCGGGCCGTCGACCCTGCGCTGCATCCCGCGCAGCGCACCGCCGCTGCCGTTGTCGTGGGGGAGCCGGTCGGCGAAGGCGTAGTGGGAGAAGGCCCCTTGCAGCAGGGTCGCGGATTTCACGTACCGGGCCCCGTCCGGCACCGCGCGCAGCGAGAAGGACACCACCCGGGCTCCGAAGCTGTGGCCGATCAGATGGATCCGCAGGGCCGGGCGGTGGCCCGCCAGTTCGGCCAGCACCGGGCCGAGGCCGCGCTCGCCGACGACCCCGGCCCGCTTCTTCATCTGGTAGTACGTGGCCTGCCGCAGCAGCTCCTTGGCGCCGTTCCACAGCGCACGCAGGCCGCCTCCGACGGAGAAGCCGGGCTCGGCCGCGCCCACGGGCAGCGCGCCCGCCTCGATCAGCCCGTCGGTGAAGGCCCGGCACACCTCGAGCACGTCGTGCGTGAAGATGGCGGGCACGTCCCGCACGGCCGGGACCGCGACGGCCGTGACGGCTGCGACACCCCAGGTACCCGTCACACCCGCGTCGGAAGCCTCCGCCGGATCGGCCGCATCGACGGCAGCCACACCGGCCAGCTCCCGTATCAGCGCGCCGAATTCGGTGAACGCGGCCGCCGACTCCGGCCGGTCCTCCAGCAGTTCGGCGACGCGGTCCAGCTCCGCCACCCGCCCGGGCCAGAACTCCCCGAGCGCCCGCAGCGTGGCGGGGTCCAGCGCCGTCCCATGGCCCGGCTCGGCGAGTGCGGCGTGCCGATCGAAGTCCGGAATCGGCTCGTCCGAGAACCGGATCGAGGGCCATACGACACCCACGTACCCCAGCCG
This genomic interval carries:
- a CDS encoding acyl-CoA dehydrogenase family protein, producing the protein MNLELSEEQEAVRRLAREFTEREIAPYAAEWDRAESVDRAIVKKLGDLGFLGLTVPDEYGGSGGDHLAYVLVTEELGRGDSAVRGIVSVSLGLVAKTLAAWGSEEQKRAWLPRLCSGDALGCFGLTEPGTGSDAGSLTTRAVREGDAYVISGSKMFITNGTWADVVLLFARTGDEPGHRGVSAFLVPTDTPGLTRREIHGKLGLRGQATAELALDGVRVPASAMVGPEGKGFSVAMSALAKGRMSVAAGCVGIAQAALDAAVSYAAQREQFGKPIAHHQLVQELIADISVDVDAARLLTWRVADLIDREKPFATESSTAKLFASEAAVRAASNALQVHGGYGYIDEYPAGKLLRDARVMTLYEGTSQIQKLLIGRARTGVSAF
- a CDS encoding YiaA/YiaB family inner membrane protein, which translates into the protein MNETPVKQRNSTAYYGQAVASFGIAICAVALGIYHLQVDGWVRAFLGIAVLYLTTSAFTLAKVIRDRQELTQIVSRVDQARMEKIMADYDPFQPKV
- a CDS encoding TetR/AcrR family transcriptional regulator — protein: MDSVEETAGGYRPWSEVTPDAARRLLVAAVEAFAERGYHATTTRDIAGRAGMSPAALYIHYKTKEELLHRISRIGHDKALEILETAASGPGSAAERLDAAVRSFVLWHAAHHTTARVVQYELDALAPEHRSEIVALRRQSDAAVRRILADGVAAGEFDVPDVPGTTLAVLSLCIDVARWFSAAGRRTPDEVGALYADLVLRMVGSAPDAPASAAPQK
- a CDS encoding MaoC family dehydratase, with translation MAEPRIFTSAEELHAGIGEALGPSGWLEVDQKRIDLFADATGDHQWIHVDPERAADGPFGSTIAHGYLTLSLLPSLVPQIMRVEGMKMGINYGTNKVRFPAPVPVGSRLRATAVITEVTEAGGGVQVAATVTVEREDGDKPVCVAESVSRYYF
- the soxR gene encoding redox-sensitive transcriptional activator SoxR, coding for MPQIPEKIHELTVGQLSARSGAAVSALHFYETKGLISSRRTAGNQRRYSRDALRRVAFVRAAQRVGIPLAAIRDALAQLPEERTPNREDWARLSETWSAELDERISRLMRLRDHLTDCIGCGCLSLKNCALSNPDDKFGEQLTGSRL
- a CDS encoding 3-keto-5-aminohexanoate cleavage protein, translating into MNLRGLRGPAPVTAPVSVSVSLNGGRSAADGSAVPVSPPDVVESALGAVAAGAGEVLVHPRTPCGRESLSPRVVGPLLEAVRGAGVSVPLSVPAGIGAEPDPAGRLERVRSWTVLPDRAVVHFAEPGAEELAEALLARGVAVDAVVPLGGKDAGAGAEPGALARFLAWPVRDPARIRLAVELTVADPALVAGLRWLPPVPLLLFGREAAAWPVLRLAARCGAGARTGVGDVLHLPDGRPARSNAELVAAALEAVGAQNAATAGSR
- a CDS encoding serine-threonine protein kinase, which codes for MSDATASSGGIGVGPYAELTFDSDGDVDLSSQAAVAALEATDLLVFAHGWNSDRSTSTRLFDRFYAPFPGLVGPGVRLGYVGVVWPSIRFSDEPIPDFDRHAALAEPGHGTALDPATLRALGEFWPGRVAELDRVAELLEDRPESAAAFTEFGALIRELAGVAAVDAADPAEASDAGVTGTWGVAAVTAVAVPAVRDVPAIFTHDVLEVCRAFTDGLIEAGALPVGAAEPGFSVGGGLRALWNGAKELLRQATYYQMKKRAGVVGERGLGPVLAELAGHRPALRIHLIGHSFGARVVSFSLRAVPDGARYVKSATLLQGAFSHYAFADRLPHDNGSGGALRGMQRRVDGPVLACHSAYDSALKVFYPLASRMAGDSAGLLGFDERWGAIGHDGVQAVPGAPRLSLGAALRAGVPEAGCVSVDTGSVVRRGGPPSGAHSDICHEELARLVVAAGRMGR